One genomic region from Neospora caninum Liverpool complete genome, chromosome V encodes:
- a CDS encoding putative CHCH domain-containing protein — translation MARQRGGARRSSAGSGGGFCASGFKCCIICMVSIRGVISKPSSSSQPAPVHHAPAPVPSSGGGGFMANMAANVAGGMASGVGFGVAQRAVDAVMGARQVEVVHTNTSVPPAPLAPAAAAPAPVAPRAVGACQQLSEELNQCIQRHSDLSLCQHHFDALKQCQLASGGSA, via the exons ATGGCTCGTCAAAGAGGTGGCGCAAGGAGGTCTTCGGCAGGCAGTGGCGGCGGCTTTT GCGCCTCTGGCTTCAAGTGCTGCATTATTTGCATGGTTTCTATCCGAGGCGTCA TCAGCaagccttcttcttcctcgcagccTGCCCCGGTTCACCACGCTCCCGCCCCAGTTCCCTCtagcggaggcggcggcttcATGGCGAACATGGCTGCCAATGTTGCCGGAGGAATGGCGTCCG GCGTCGGATTCGGCGTTGCTCAGCGCGCGGTGGACGCGGTGATGGGAGCCCGCCAGGTGGAGGTTGTCCACACAAACACGTCCGTGCCCCCTGCGCCGCTGGCGCCAGCCGCTGCGGCTCCGGCGCCAGTTGCTCCGCGCGCTGTCGGTGCATGCCAGCAACTGAGCGAAGAGTTGAACCAG TGCATCCAGCGGCATTCTGACCTGAGCCTGTGTCAGCACCACTTTGACGCTCTCAAGCAGTGCCAGCTGGCCAGTGGCGGGAGCGCTTAA